In the genome of Salinispirillum sp. LH 10-3-1, one region contains:
- a CDS encoding 2-dehydropantoate 2-reductase codes for MSALSHLGPQQRRLKRLDLIPIHVDIIGPGALGLHLALSMPPDAVVRLRHPDFSAGSVALSYVDSSTTRRVETLSLTDPAPIRCALFTTKAFQVVPALRAILPQLDDAADVVLLHNGLGPQDAACALYSGNVWVGTTTEGALRTDKWQVQHTGRGQTIIGPWRTATDSTQTATDEPAVMHLLRRSLWASSWAPSTSVMHQHIWRKVIINCAINPMTALHNLRNGELLNPEWVAQWQDIVVEAVAVANAQHLSFDPEAMVADAHTVMQATAENYSSMHQDWHYGRATEADLILGAVVRYGAQSGIATPRISALLDALMAGKAC; via the coding sequence ATGTCAGCATTGAGCCACCTCGGTCCCCAGCAGCGCAGATTAAAGAGGCTTGACCTAATTCCAATACACGTTGATATCATCGGGCCCGGCGCCCTTGGTTTGCACTTAGCGCTGTCAATGCCGCCCGATGCGGTCGTGCGCCTGCGCCATCCAGACTTTTCAGCGGGAAGCGTTGCGTTGTCCTATGTCGACTCGTCGACCACGCGGCGCGTTGAAACTCTGTCCCTTACCGACCCAGCCCCCATTCGCTGCGCCCTTTTCACCACCAAGGCGTTTCAAGTGGTGCCCGCGTTGCGGGCGATACTACCCCAACTCGACGACGCGGCTGATGTCGTGCTACTGCATAATGGGCTCGGCCCCCAAGACGCCGCCTGTGCTCTATATTCTGGCAACGTTTGGGTGGGAACAACGACCGAGGGCGCTTTGCGCACGGACAAGTGGCAGGTACAACACACAGGGCGAGGGCAGACGATCATTGGCCCGTGGCGCACGGCGACCGATAGTACACAAACTGCCACTGATGAACCGGCAGTGATGCACCTGCTGCGACGGAGTCTCTGGGCATCCAGTTGGGCGCCGTCAACCTCTGTCATGCACCAACACATTTGGCGCAAGGTCATTATTAATTGTGCCATCAACCCGATGACAGCATTACACAATCTGCGAAATGGCGAGCTCCTCAACCCAGAATGGGTAGCCCAGTGGCAGGACATCGTGGTCGAAGCCGTTGCCGTGGCCAATGCCCAACACCTGTCTTTTGACCCTGAAGCCATGGTCGCCGACGCGCACACCGTCATGCAGGCGACGGCAGAAAACTATTCTTCCATGCACCAAGACTGGCACTACGGTCGTGCCACGGAAGCGGACCTGATCTTGGGGGCTGTTGTTCGTTACGGTGCTCAATCGGGCATCGCCACGCCACGGATCAGCGCATTGCTCGACGCGCTGATGGCAGGAAAAGCCTGTTAA
- a CDS encoding response regulator, whose protein sequence is MEPNVALLVVDDARFSNAVTVRHLQQAGYRNIRCATNAEQALKLHQESAAEVMIVDWRMPVTDGLTLMQQVRDWDAEQDRFTYVIMLTAEEGPEAIQAAFDHGVDDFICKSNLHSELTPRVYAAVRTTQQQNGLISRHRTLSVRHQSLRQNTWQDAITHLAGPQYTKRFLARSLEHIEGRGGAIGLVLLRIDNYQALSDNLPESGVAGLLQQVGQHIEQLCRPMDLVARLGRETFAVVCHSETIEHFQPGALKRFRHSLHQRSLKTRSGFVTIEASSCLVATSSDTGIAQLAELWHLAQQALNESSQTKRHVVKNWQKEDVSIEPPRSPAAQIKEA, encoded by the coding sequence ATGGAACCAAATGTGGCCTTGCTGGTGGTCGATGACGCTCGCTTCAGTAATGCGGTAACAGTGCGGCACTTGCAACAAGCGGGATACCGCAATATTCGCTGCGCCACCAACGCCGAACAGGCTCTGAAATTGCACCAAGAGAGCGCCGCAGAAGTCATGATTGTCGACTGGCGCATGCCGGTGACCGATGGACTCACCCTAATGCAGCAGGTACGTGACTGGGATGCCGAACAAGATCGCTTTACCTACGTCATTATGCTCACCGCCGAAGAAGGCCCAGAGGCCATTCAAGCCGCGTTTGACCATGGCGTGGACGATTTCATCTGCAAATCAAATCTGCACAGCGAGCTAACCCCTAGGGTGTACGCCGCCGTGCGCACCACGCAACAGCAAAACGGCCTGATCAGCCGTCATCGCACCCTCAGTGTACGCCATCAGTCGTTGCGCCAAAACACCTGGCAAGACGCCATCACACACTTGGCTGGACCACAGTACACCAAGCGCTTTTTGGCGCGGAGCCTCGAACACATAGAAGGACGTGGCGGTGCCATAGGTTTAGTGCTGTTGCGCATCGACAATTATCAGGCGCTCAGTGATAACCTGCCGGAATCCGGTGTCGCCGGCCTGTTGCAGCAAGTCGGTCAGCACATTGAACAGCTGTGTCGACCGATGGACCTGGTGGCTCGACTGGGCCGAGAAACCTTCGCGGTAGTGTGTCACTCGGAAACCATAGAGCATTTTCAGCCCGGCGCTCTGAAACGCTTTCGCCACAGTTTGCATCAACGCAGTTTGAAAACCCGCTCTGGTTTTGTCACTATTGAAGCCAGTAGCTGTTTGGTTGCAACCAGCAGCGACACAGGGATTGCGCAATTAGCGGAGCTCTGGCATCTGGCACAACAGGCGCTAAACGAATCGTCACAAACCAAACGGCACGTAGTGAAAAACTGGCAAAAAGAAGATGTCAGCATTGAGCCACCTCGGTCCCCAGCAGCGCAGATTAAAGAGGCTTGA
- the groL gene encoding chaperonin GroEL (60 kDa chaperone family; promotes refolding of misfolded polypeptides especially under stressful conditions; forms two stacked rings of heptamers to form a barrel-shaped 14mer; ends can be capped by GroES; misfolded proteins enter the barrel where they are refolded when GroES binds), with product MAAKDVKFGVSARNRMQAGVNLLADAVKVTLGPKGRNVVIDKAYGSPLITKDGVTVAKEIELEDKFENMGAQMVKEVASKANDEAGDGTTTATVLAQAFVNEGLKSVAAGMNPMDLKRGIDKATNAVVEELRKLAVPCQDSKAIAQVGTISANTDATIGKLIAEAMERVGKEGVITVEEGTSFEDELDVVEGMQFDRGYLSPYFVTNQETMTAEQEEPYILLVDKKISSIRDLIPVLEAVAKSGRPLMIIAEDIEGEALATLVVNNMRGTVKVSAAKAPGFGDRRKAMMQDLAILTGGTVISEEVGLDLESTTLEHLGTAKRVVSTKENTTIVGGSGEEADIKARVEQIRTEIENSSSDYDKEKLQERVAKLAGGVAVIKVGAATETAMKEKKARVDDALHATRAAVEEGVVAGGGVALVRALSNIGDLKGDNSDQDVGIALALRAMEAPLRQIVRNAGGEPSVVLNEVRNGSGNFGYNAANGEYGDMTEFGIIDPAKVTRTALQAAASVAGLMITTEAMITDLPSDDKGGAPDMGGMGGMGGMGGMM from the coding sequence ATGGCAGCTAAAGACGTAAAATTTGGCGTTTCCGCACGTAACCGCATGCAAGCGGGCGTAAACCTACTGGCTGATGCCGTAAAGGTCACACTGGGTCCTAAGGGCCGTAACGTAGTTATCGACAAAGCCTATGGCTCACCACTGATCACCAAAGATGGTGTGACGGTAGCGAAAGAGATCGAACTGGAAGACAAGTTCGAAAACATGGGCGCGCAGATGGTGAAGGAAGTTGCTTCCAAGGCCAATGACGAAGCCGGTGACGGTACTACTACTGCTACTGTATTGGCACAAGCGTTCGTTAACGAAGGCTTGAAGTCCGTTGCTGCGGGCATGAACCCAATGGACCTGAAACGCGGTATCGACAAAGCGACCAACGCTGTTGTTGAAGAACTGCGTAAGCTGGCCGTACCTTGCCAAGACAGCAAGGCAATTGCTCAGGTTGGTACTATTTCCGCCAACACCGACGCGACCATCGGCAAGCTGATTGCTGAAGCTATGGAGCGTGTAGGCAAAGAAGGCGTGATCACCGTTGAAGAAGGCACCAGCTTCGAAGACGAACTCGACGTGGTTGAAGGTATGCAGTTCGACCGTGGCTATCTGTCACCGTACTTCGTTACCAACCAAGAGACGATGACCGCAGAGCAGGAAGAGCCTTACATCCTGTTGGTCGACAAGAAAATCTCTTCTATTCGCGACCTTATTCCCGTACTGGAAGCCGTTGCTAAGTCTGGTCGCCCGCTGATGATCATCGCGGAAGACATCGAAGGCGAAGCATTGGCAACTCTGGTTGTGAACAACATGCGCGGTACGGTTAAAGTTTCTGCTGCTAAAGCACCAGGCTTCGGCGACCGTCGTAAAGCCATGATGCAAGATTTGGCTATCCTGACCGGCGGTACCGTGATCTCTGAAGAAGTAGGCTTGGATCTCGAAAGCACGACTTTGGAGCACCTGGGTACGGCTAAGCGCGTGGTGTCTACCAAAGAGAACACCACCATCGTCGGCGGTTCTGGTGAAGAAGCAGACATCAAAGCACGGGTTGAGCAAATCCGCACTGAGATCGAAAACTCCTCTTCCGACTACGACAAAGAGAAGCTGCAAGAGCGCGTGGCCAAATTGGCTGGCGGCGTAGCGGTCATCAAAGTAGGCGCAGCGACTGAAACTGCGATGAAAGAGAAGAAAGCACGCGTTGACGATGCCCTGCACGCCACACGCGCTGCGGTTGAAGAAGGCGTTGTAGCCGGTGGTGGTGTTGCTCTGGTGCGTGCACTGAGCAACATTGGCGACCTGAAAGGCGACAACAGTGACCAAGACGTAGGTATTGCCTTGGCACTGCGCGCGATGGAAGCACCACTGCGTCAGATCGTTCGTAATGCCGGTGGCGAGCCATCAGTCGTACTGAACGAAGTACGTAACGGCTCAGGTAACTTCGGTTACAACGCGGCTAACGGTGAATACGGCGACATGACCGAGTTCGGCATCATCGACCCAGCCAAAGTAACGCGTACAGCCTTGCAAGCCGCAGCCTCTGTTGCTGGCCTGATGATCACCACCGAAGCCATGATCACTGACTTGCCGTCAGATGATAAGGGCGGCGCGCCGGATATGGGCGGCATGGGTGGTATGGGCGGCATGGGCGGCATGATGTAA
- the groES gene encoding co-chaperone GroES → MKIRPLHDRIVVRRKEEETKTAGGIVLPGSAKEKPSQGEVLAVGNGRILENGEVRPLDVKVGDVVVFGQYAGSTVKVDGEELLIMSESDVFGVVQA, encoded by the coding sequence ATGAAAATTCGTCCGTTGCATGATCGCATCGTAGTACGACGCAAAGAAGAAGAAACCAAAACCGCTGGTGGCATCGTGCTGCCTGGTTCAGCTAAAGAAAAGCCTTCACAGGGTGAAGTACTGGCTGTGGGTAATGGTCGTATCTTGGAAAACGGTGAAGTGCGCCCACTGGATGTCAAAGTAGGCGACGTGGTTGTGTTCGGTCAGTACGCTGGCAGCACAGTGAAAGTCGACGGCGAAGAGCTGTTGATCATGTCTGAAAGCGACGTATTTGGCGTAGTTCAAGCCTAA
- the murI gene encoding glutamate racemase — translation MNNAAIGVFDSGLGGLTVLAELRRRLPAEDMIYLGDTARVPYGTKSQASVTQYALQVAKKLRQQDIKMLVVACNTASALALPAIQAALPDLPIVGVVNPGAQRAVCASATGHIGVIATEGTILRGAYTDAIQALRADAVVTGKACSLFVSLVEEGWVDGALVTEIVRTYLEPLQALDPAIDTLVLGCTHYPVLRPVIAKIMGPDVTLVDSALTTAEVVSERLRNEVLACSPGRIGHTEFQVTDGPERFARVAGIFLGDAVGVQDVHLVDL, via the coding sequence ATGAATAATGCGGCCATCGGAGTGTTTGACTCCGGTTTAGGCGGGTTGACGGTGCTGGCGGAATTGCGCCGCCGGTTGCCGGCAGAAGATATGATTTACTTAGGTGACACAGCTCGAGTGCCCTATGGTACAAAAAGCCAAGCCAGCGTGACCCAGTACGCGTTACAGGTGGCGAAAAAGTTACGGCAACAAGACATTAAAATGCTTGTAGTGGCCTGTAATACCGCGTCGGCGTTAGCATTGCCTGCCATTCAGGCGGCCTTGCCCGACCTGCCGATCGTCGGTGTGGTGAATCCGGGTGCGCAGCGCGCCGTATGCGCCTCTGCAACCGGCCATATTGGGGTGATTGCTACCGAGGGCACTATTTTGCGTGGCGCTTACACCGACGCCATTCAGGCGTTGCGAGCAGACGCCGTGGTGACCGGTAAGGCGTGCTCACTCTTCGTGTCCTTGGTAGAAGAAGGCTGGGTGGACGGAGCGTTGGTAACGGAGATCGTGCGCACCTATCTTGAGCCTTTGCAGGCGCTTGACCCGGCCATTGATACGCTGGTGTTGGGCTGCACGCATTACCCGGTATTGCGCCCAGTTATTGCTAAGATTATGGGGCCGGATGTCACCTTAGTCGATTCAGCATTAACGACAGCAGAAGTGGTGAGCGAGCGTTTGCGCAATGAAGTTCTCGCATGCTCGCCTGGCCGTATAGGTCATACCGAGTTTCAGGTAACCGATGGGCCGGAGCGCTTTGCGCGGGTAGCAGGTATATTTCTTGGCGATGCGGTCGGCGTACAGGATGTGCATCTTGTTGATCTATAG
- a CDS encoding FxsA family protein — protein sequence MPLLIILLLAFAMELTLFIEVGSEIGVLWTLVLIVATAMLGGQLIRRAGWRLMQELQMQGGVVSHWWLQMRQQVMMRRVLAGLLLIVPGFGTDLIGVALFLWSFVGTGGGSDGAGSSGGSRPHHTANPESGGRVIEGEYEREK from the coding sequence ATGCCTTTACTCATTATCCTGCTGCTGGCGTTCGCCATGGAGCTTACCTTGTTTATCGAAGTCGGCAGCGAAATTGGCGTGCTCTGGACGCTCGTGCTGATTGTGGCCACCGCTATGCTGGGTGGACAGCTTATTCGGCGTGCCGGATGGCGCCTGATGCAGGAACTGCAAATGCAGGGTGGTGTGGTGTCGCACTGGTGGCTGCAGATGCGCCAGCAAGTCATGATGCGTCGGGTATTAGCCGGGTTGTTGTTGATTGTTCCAGGTTTCGGCACTGACTTGATCGGGGTGGCTTTGTTTCTCTGGAGTTTCGTGGGTACGGGCGGCGGTTCGGACGGCGCTGGCTCATCGGGCGGTTCACGCCCGCATCACACCGCCAACCCGGAGTCGGGTGGTCGGGTGATCGAGGGTGAGTACGAACGAGAAAAATAA
- a CDS encoding alpha/beta hydrolase, whose product MSSHTIRILLLLGALMFTGACSLFSRSVGLTENTQWALGNDALVYVQTEPFLTIAPNGREPLTGIIFYPGGKVKPSAYAPLLRGLAAQGYLVVVPDMPLDLAVLGANRARQVIAEFPAVRQWVIGGHSLGGAMATGHALRDNHYEAVVLLAAYPTNRRYPEAAPPTLAIFASNDGLVTTDDRLKAERLLPRGSRSVILEGGNHAQFGAYGLQMDDGVATISDVEQWRQTQDLILDFLEGLGL is encoded by the coding sequence ATGAGCAGCCACACCATCCGCATCCTACTTCTACTCGGTGCATTGATGTTTACCGGCGCCTGCTCACTGTTTTCGCGCAGTGTAGGCCTGACCGAGAATACTCAGTGGGCATTGGGCAACGATGCCTTGGTGTATGTTCAGACAGAACCATTCTTAACCATTGCGCCAAACGGCCGAGAACCGCTCACCGGTATCATTTTTTATCCGGGCGGCAAGGTAAAACCATCCGCCTATGCGCCTCTGTTGCGTGGTTTGGCGGCGCAAGGGTATTTGGTGGTGGTGCCAGATATGCCTCTGGATCTAGCCGTGCTGGGCGCCAATCGTGCACGCCAGGTAATTGCGGAGTTTCCCGCCGTGCGCCAATGGGTGATCGGAGGGCACAGCTTGGGTGGCGCAATGGCGACCGGGCATGCACTGCGCGACAACCACTATGAAGCTGTTGTATTGCTTGCAGCCTACCCGACCAATCGCCGCTACCCTGAAGCAGCCCCCCCTACTCTGGCCATCTTCGCCAGCAACGACGGACTTGTCACCACGGACGATCGCCTCAAGGCTGAACGTCTGTTACCGCGCGGCTCCCGCTCGGTGATACTGGAAGGAGGCAATCATGCCCAGTTTGGCGCCTACGGCTTACAAATGGATGACGGTGTCGCCACCATTTCCGATGTTGAGCAATGGCGGCAAACGCAGGACTTAATCCTCGATTTTCTAGAAGGCCTGGGGCTGTAA
- a CDS encoding ATP-binding protein, with amino-acid sequence MSTERPIHYALFVKNALLMGCAMLITVIICMLAVVFFSYHSVAPSWLKTVEDSFRAVPDGIDHRDHWSDRVTHWDSYPALFEGAALYNDGVLVAAYNRQPRYAFPERAADLPATLPPPRIQRRTWLDNEGRWQLYSVANASLLSEFYRALSWSLLALTALGIMVVALLSYRIQVALSKPILQLVDLARVVSHEQNFTLRAQKGKDDDIGEMVDAFNDMLQRVETRDVQLKSERDRAEKAQVQAQTLASETRAANQRLEFEVQVRAKVERKLTEFQAYLNAMINSMPSVLIAVDENARITQWNDEASRLSGRPLDLALGYSLDEAFPFMHKYMDRLSLALLERETQHIERVRYQNDGTDYRLDMMIYPLHLKGTIGAVIRIDDVSDKVRMEEMMVQSEKMMSVGGLAAGMAHEINNPLSAIVQSVQTIQRRLKTETPANQRVANELGIDLPLLQQYLKRRDVPKFLDHILTSGNRAAAIVTNMLQFSRQSNTTLQQANMVDLLERALAIAMSDLDLRQHLRKEKLVIERDWGDCADLQLAVANTEIEQVIFNLLKNAYQAILQRQTEEDIVGVIRIQCQRSSHYCIIQVSDNGKGMDASTRKRVFEPFFTTKDVGHGTGLGLSVAYFIVTSHHRGQLSVQSEPNINTTFTIKLPLTQEGA; translated from the coding sequence GTGTCTACCGAACGCCCCATACACTACGCCCTATTCGTTAAGAACGCCCTGCTCATGGGCTGCGCCATGTTGATCACCGTCATTATTTGCATGTTGGCCGTGGTGTTTTTTTCGTACCACAGCGTTGCACCCAGTTGGCTGAAAACGGTGGAAGACAGCTTCCGTGCGGTCCCAGACGGCATCGACCACCGCGACCATTGGTCGGATCGTGTGACGCACTGGGACAGCTATCCAGCGCTGTTTGAAGGCGCAGCGCTCTATAATGACGGAGTGCTGGTCGCTGCCTACAACCGTCAACCTCGATACGCTTTCCCAGAGCGCGCCGCTGACCTACCGGCCACACTCCCGCCACCGCGCATACAACGACGTACCTGGCTCGACAATGAAGGTCGATGGCAACTGTATTCCGTCGCCAATGCTAGCCTGTTGAGTGAATTCTATCGTGCGCTGTCATGGTCACTTCTGGCACTGACTGCACTGGGTATCATGGTAGTGGCTCTATTGTCCTATCGCATTCAGGTTGCTCTCTCCAAACCTATTTTACAGTTGGTGGATTTGGCGCGCGTGGTCAGTCACGAACAGAATTTCACCTTGCGTGCACAGAAAGGCAAAGATGACGATATTGGGGAAATGGTGGATGCCTTTAATGATATGTTGCAACGCGTTGAAACACGCGACGTACAGCTGAAAAGTGAGCGTGACCGCGCCGAAAAAGCCCAAGTACAAGCCCAGACGTTAGCCAGTGAGACGCGTGCGGCCAATCAACGACTCGAGTTTGAGGTGCAGGTACGCGCCAAGGTAGAACGCAAGTTAACCGAGTTTCAGGCCTATCTGAACGCCATGATCAACTCCATGCCCTCGGTGTTGATCGCCGTAGACGAGAACGCGCGAATCACGCAATGGAACGACGAAGCCAGCCGCCTCAGTGGCCGCCCGCTGGATCTCGCCTTGGGCTATAGTCTGGACGAGGCCTTTCCCTTCATGCACAAGTACATGGATCGTCTGAGCCTCGCCCTGCTAGAGCGTGAAACCCAGCACATTGAGCGTGTGCGCTACCAAAATGATGGCACCGATTACCGACTGGATATGATGATCTACCCACTTCATTTGAAAGGCACCATCGGCGCCGTGATTCGAATCGATGACGTGTCGGACAAGGTGCGCATGGAAGAAATGATGGTACAGAGCGAGAAAATGATGTCGGTGGGTGGCTTAGCGGCCGGGATGGCACATGAGATCAACAACCCGCTGAGCGCCATCGTGCAAAGTGTTCAGACTATTCAGCGCCGTCTAAAAACGGAAACGCCTGCCAATCAGCGGGTAGCCAATGAGCTGGGCATCGACTTGCCACTGCTGCAACAGTATTTAAAGCGTCGTGATGTACCCAAATTTCTGGACCACATTCTGACGTCTGGCAACCGGGCGGCCGCGATCGTCACTAACATGTTGCAATTCAGTCGCCAGAGCAATACTACGCTGCAACAGGCCAATATGGTTGATCTGCTCGAACGCGCACTGGCCATTGCGATGAGTGACTTGGATCTACGCCAACATCTACGAAAAGAGAAACTGGTGATCGAGCGCGACTGGGGCGATTGTGCGGACTTGCAGCTTGCGGTGGCCAACACCGAAATAGAACAGGTTATTTTTAACCTGTTGAAAAACGCCTACCAAGCCATTCTGCAGCGTCAGACCGAAGAAGACATCGTGGGCGTTATCCGAATACAATGCCAGCGCAGCAGTCATTACTGTATCATTCAGGTGAGTGACAACGGTAAAGGAATGGATGCCAGTACCCGCAAGCGGGTTTTTGAGCCCTTTTTTACCACCAAGGACGTTGGTCATGGCACTGGCCTCGGACTCAGTGTCGCCTACTTCATTGTAACCTCGCATCATCGAGGACAATTGAGCGTGCAGTCCGAGCCGAACATAAACACCACGTTCACCATTAAATTACCACTGACGCAGGAAGGCGCCTAA
- the gspN gene encoding type II secretion system protein N, giving the protein MIKVRHLLIVFLSFFLLSLVFTTPVHVLWHQFGDDSRSAVKVNALAGNLWRGQADLVYGSDRFLLDWSFRPAYLLRGALSYDLSVGGAKADIEGQVVRSFTRWHVHNLDGFVDLVAVNPALAQQRVTLSGHLWVNDLSLAWSPRRGRLVADGNLDWRNGQSRFVWMGRPQEVRLPLIQASVSTNNDGLVQGRVVDATVNRPLADFELDVELMAMYRIYTHIREVLNVNLPGGRDIIMESRVSLREYLL; this is encoded by the coding sequence ATGATTAAAGTTCGCCATCTGCTCATCGTTTTTCTTTCATTCTTTCTCCTCTCACTGGTGTTTACCACGCCAGTGCATGTGCTGTGGCATCAATTCGGTGACGATTCCCGTTCAGCCGTCAAGGTGAATGCACTAGCAGGAAATCTGTGGCGCGGGCAAGCCGATTTAGTCTACGGTTCAGATCGCTTTTTATTGGATTGGTCGTTTCGTCCGGCTTACTTGCTGAGGGGAGCATTGAGCTATGACCTCTCGGTGGGCGGCGCTAAGGCCGATATAGAAGGCCAGGTGGTGCGTTCATTCACGCGCTGGCATGTACACAACCTGGATGGCTTTGTCGATCTGGTGGCGGTCAATCCTGCGCTCGCGCAACAGCGCGTGACTTTGTCGGGTCATCTTTGGGTAAATGACTTGTCTCTCGCTTGGTCACCTCGTCGCGGTCGGCTGGTGGCAGACGGCAATCTCGACTGGCGTAATGGGCAGTCGCGTTTTGTTTGGATGGGGCGACCGCAAGAGGTACGTCTACCGCTGATTCAGGCCAGTGTCAGTACAAACAATGATGGTCTAGTGCAAGGGCGCGTTGTCGACGCTACGGTCAATCGCCCGCTGGCCGACTTTGAACTCGATGTCGAGCTAATGGCGATGTACCGTATCTATACACACATTCGTGAAGTACTTAATGTGAACCTGCCGGGTGGTCGAGATATTATCATGGAGAGTCGAGTAAGCTTGCGGGAGTATTTACTATGA
- a CDS encoding cob(I)yrinic acid a,c-diamide adenosyltransferase has translation MANRLTKIYTRGGDKGTTGLGTNDRVSKHAPRIHALGDVDEVNSWIGHIRSALAQPHDLDAVLSQIQHDLFDIGGELAMPGFELVSPTLVEELEQHIDRINGDLPALENFILPAGNEACSRAHIARAVARRAERQLWALQEVDDSVSMRAVQYLNRLSDFLFVVSRALARENGGKEVLWQSRHTPS, from the coding sequence ATGGCAAACCGATTGACGAAAATCTATACCCGTGGCGGCGATAAAGGCACCACAGGGCTCGGCACCAACGACCGCGTGTCCAAACACGCACCTCGCATCCATGCCCTGGGTGATGTTGACGAAGTCAACAGTTGGATCGGCCACATCCGCTCAGCATTGGCCCAGCCGCACGACCTTGATGCGGTACTAAGCCAAATTCAACATGACTTGTTTGATATTGGTGGCGAATTAGCCATGCCCGGCTTCGAGCTGGTTAGCCCCACCTTGGTCGAAGAATTAGAGCAGCATATTGACCGCATAAACGGTGACCTTCCCGCATTGGAGAATTTCATTCTGCCAGCGGGCAATGAAGCCTGTTCACGTGCTCACATAGCGCGCGCGGTAGCACGTCGTGCCGAGAGACAACTATGGGCATTACAGGAAGTAGATGACAGCGTCAGTATGCGCGCTGTCCAGTATTTGAATCGATTGTCCGATTTTCTGTTCGTCGTAAGCCGTGCGTTAGCGCGCGAGAACGGCGGCAAAGAAGTGCTCTGGCAGAGTCGGCACACTCCATCATGA
- a CDS encoding type II secretion system protein N translates to MMLSAVWLTRVASLCLLATVAWAGAYSAPVVWRVLSPSSIVFVEVDWSNGTVSNDNGADASVLVEEIADGQWFGEFREDAEKKPEPPPVVVETAPATRLQLVLQGVFSANSPQQGSAMISQRGRGAELFRVGDTIFGQAELVEVHRNRVVLRRAGVLETLSFDEAPLAGSGPAASAQTTSAAPTPVARPSAPARTTEETRGAVSSSGSRSDASARNVADAQERLDQQIRQAITDVRAQAFRNPQGLLNQYGLELTEQGYRVTPRSGILIANGLRPGDVITEVNDQRVGNIERDQQLIEAVLASGEIRITLERAGATFRIFQNLPSF, encoded by the coding sequence ATGATGCTTTCAGCCGTCTGGTTAACCCGTGTTGCCAGCTTATGTTTACTGGCTACGGTGGCGTGGGCAGGTGCTTATTCTGCGCCGGTTGTTTGGCGTGTGCTCAGTCCGTCTTCCATCGTCTTTGTAGAAGTGGACTGGAGCAATGGTACAGTGTCCAACGACAACGGTGCTGATGCGTCGGTGCTGGTGGAGGAGATTGCCGATGGGCAATGGTTCGGTGAGTTCCGGGAGGACGCCGAAAAAAAGCCCGAACCCCCTCCCGTTGTGGTCGAAACTGCTCCGGCGACTAGACTGCAACTGGTTTTACAGGGGGTCTTTTCAGCCAATAGTCCGCAGCAAGGTTCGGCAATGATTTCGCAGCGCGGTCGCGGTGCTGAACTATTTCGGGTTGGTGATACCATCTTTGGCCAAGCTGAACTGGTTGAAGTGCATCGTAACCGAGTTGTGCTACGCCGTGCTGGGGTGCTTGAAACGTTGAGTTTTGACGAAGCACCACTTGCAGGTAGTGGCCCGGCGGCGTCGGCCCAGACGACCAGTGCTGCCCCGACACCGGTAGCTCGGCCGTCAGCTCCGGCGCGTACAACAGAAGAAACGCGCGGCGCAGTTTCGTCCAGTGGTTCACGCAGTGACGCCTCTGCGCGCAATGTGGCCGATGCACAAGAACGTCTGGATCAGCAGATCCGGCAGGCGATTACTGATGTTCGTGCGCAAGCGTTTCGCAACCCGCAGGGCTTACTGAATCAATACGGATTGGAATTAACCGAACAAGGTTATCGCGTCACGCCGCGCTCAGGCATTCTAATTGCCAATGGCTTGCGTCCGGGGGACGTTATTACGGAAGTGAATGACCAGCGTGTCGGCAATATCGAGCGCGATCAGCAGTTGATTGAAGCCGTTTTGGCGTCCGGTGAAATAAGAATAACCTTGGAACGTGCGGGTGCAACCTTCCGCATTTTCCAGAATTTACCGAGTTTTTGA